Genomic window (Mesorhizobium sp. M4B.F.Ca.ET.058.02.1.1):
TGGCGCTGGCCGAGATCTACTCAGAGGCCGGTCTGCCCGACGGGCTGTTCAACGTCGTGCAGGGCTATGGCGATGTCGGCGCAGGTCTCGTCGGCCATGATGTCGTCGCCAAAGTTTCGGTGACCGGATCGGTGCCGACCGGGCGCAAGGTGCTCTCGCTCGCCGGCTCGAAGATGAAGCACGCGACGATGGAACTCGGCGGCAAGTCGCCGCTGATCGTCTTCGACGACGCCGATCTCGAAAACGCCATCGGCGGCGCCATGCTCGGCAACTTTTACTCGACCGGTCAGATCTGCTCCAACGGCACGCGCGTGTTCGTGCAGAAGGGCATCCATGACCGCTTCGTCGACCGGCTGGTCGAGCGCACCAAGAAGATCCGCATCGGCGATCCACTGGATCCCGAAACCCAGATGGGACCGCTGGTCAACAAGGCGCAGCAGGAGAAGGTCGTCTCCTACATCGCGGCCGGCAGGCAGGAGGGCGCTGCCCTCGCCTGCGGCGGCAACGTGCCGTCTTTGCAGGGTTTTCAGGGCGGCTATTTCGTCGAGCCGACGGTGTTCACCGGCGTCACCGATACGATGCGCATCGCCCGCGAAGAGATATTCGGGCCGGTGATGAGCGTATTGAAGTTCGACGGCGAGGACGAGGTCATCGAGCGCGCCAACGACACCGAATTCGGCCTCGCCGCCGGCGTCTTCACCCGCGACCTGCCGCGCGCCCACCGCGTCATCGCCGAACTGCAGGCCGGCACCTGCTGGATCAACGCCTACAATCTGACGCCGGTGGAAATCCCCTTCGGCGGCGTCAAGCAGTCGGGCATCGGGCGCGAGAACTCGCTTGCCGCGCTGGCCCTCTACTCGCAGTTGAAGGCGGTTTATGTCGAGACGGGGGACGTGGCGAGCCCATATTGAGGGGCTGGCGCGAGGCACGCCTAATCTCCCCCTTGAGGGGAGATGTCGCCGAAGGCGACAGAGGGGGTCGCCGCGCGTGGGGCGCTAGCCTTATCCTGTCGCAAAGGAAGGTCGCGTCCAGTCGAACCGACCCCCTCTGGCCTGCCGGCCATCTCCCCCTCGAGGGGGAGATTGGCGGCTTCAGCCTCCCTCCCCGGCCGTTCCATCCAGATACTGCGTCAGCGCGCAGACGAGGTGATAGAATATGCTGGCCGGCACGTCGGTCGCCAGCGAGCGGCCGCGCTCGTCGATGCGGTCGATCCACAAGCCCAGCGGCGCCGGATCGATGTGCCAGCGGAACAGCCTGCCGACACGCGCCTCGATCTCGGGCTTGAGGTCCGGCCCGCCGGTGCCATCCAGCGCGATCGCCGCCTTGACAGCTTCGGCCTGCGGCCAACTGCGCGACACCAGGTCGAGCGGCAGGCCCTGCCTGGAGACGGCGCCGTAGGAAAGGCCGGTGGCGCGATTGAGGCCGTTGGCGACAGCGGAGGCGTAGAGCTTGCGGGCGAAGGCGGTGAGCTCGGTCTGGCCGCTGCGGCCGGCGAAATCGACGAGCAGCGAGGCCCATTCGAAATGATGGCCGGGCTCGGTCCAGCTGCCCTTCTCGCCGGCCACCGGTTTCCAGCCGTCGTCGAAATATTCGCCGAGCGTCCAGCTTTCAGAGTCGAAGAAGTGGCTGCGGAAGAGATCGATGATCTGCGCCGCGCGCCGCAGATAGGCGCGCTCGCCGGTCGCCTGGTGCCAGGCGAGGAAGGCTTCGAGCAGGTGCATATGCGGGTTGGTGCGCCGCTCGCCCGCGCCATCGGATGTTTCGAGGAAGCCGGTCATGCGGCTGTCCTCGAGATGGGCGTCGAGGAAGGCGAAAGTCTCCTCGCCGAGCCGCAAGGCATCGGGATGGCCCGATATATGGGCGTGCGCCAGCGCCAGCAGCACGCAGGAATGGTCGTAGGCGTCCTCGGCCGGGTCGGCGACCGAGCCGTCGATGTTGAGCGTGCGCACCCAGCCGCCCCTTGCGGTGCGGCCCTTGCCGGCCATGAAATCGATGCCATGGGCGATCAGCCGGTCGGCCGGGCCGGTCCAGCCGCGCTCCCTGGCCACCGCGAAGGCATAGACCTGGCGGGCCTGGGTGCGCATGCGCTTCGGCTTCATCAGCGGCGAGCCGTCGAAGCCGAGCGCCTCATGGAAGCCACCATGACGCTCGTCGACGCCCGACGTCGACCACAGCGGCAGCGTCTCGTCGAACAGCCAGTGATGCACGCGCTGTCGCCAGGCGCCACTTTCGATGACGCGATCATGCGCCGGCGTGAACCTCGTTTCCAGCCGGCCCGACTTCTCCAGCTGCTCGACGATCTTCTTGACGTGCTGGCTGTGGCTGACGGGTGCCACGAAGGTAGCGTCGGCGGTCGAGACGATGGCGACGTCCCTCATGCCGATGGCCGAAAGCAACCGGCCCTCGCCGCGGATGTAGGAGTTTTCGCAATCGATGGCGACGACATCGCCGACGATCACATTGCCGTCCTTGTCTGAAGGGCCGACGTCGAGCAGCGACTGCCAGGAGCCGAGGTCGTTCCAGCGGAAACCCGCCGGCACCATGGCGATGCCCTTGGCCCGCTCCATGATGGCGTAGTCGATCGAGGTCGAGGGAATGGCGGAATAGAGATCGAGCGGCATATAGAGGCCGGAAAGATCCGATGTCGCCGCATTGTAGGCGGCTTCGGTGGCCTGCCAGATGCCGGGCTGGAACGCCGCGAAGGCGTCACGCATGGCGCCAGCGCGGAACAGGAAGATGCCGGTATTCCAGTAGAAGGTTCCGGCTTCGACATAGGCTTGCGCGGTGGCGAGGTCGGGCTTCTCGACGAAGCGCGAGACATCGAAGATGCCGTCGGTGTCAGCGGCGACTTCGATATAGCCATAGCCGGTCTCGGGCTGGGTCGGCTTGATGCCGAACACCACTAGACGACCGGCGCTCGCCGCCTCCGCTCCGGCTTCGACGCTGCGCCAGAACTGCTTGGCGGTTGAAATCTGGTGATCGGACGGCACTACCAGCATCAGGCTGTCGCCAAATTCGGCGAGCGTGCGCAATGTGGCGAGTGCGACAGCGGCCGCGGTGTTGCGGCCGGCCGGCTCGAAAAGCGGGCCGCCGCCGGCGAGGTCGAGCCCGGCGAGGTCGACATGGACGCGCTCGGCATGGCGCTCGGAGGCGATCAGGAAGATCGGTGTTTCGCCGGTGGGCCTCGCCGCCAGCCGGCGCAAGGTCTTGGCCAGCATCGAGCCGTCGCCGGAAAAATCGTGGAACTGCTTGGGATTGTCCTCGCGCGACAGCGGCCAGAGCCGCGAGCCGACGCCGCCGCTCATGACGAAACTGACGATGCGCTGGCTCATTTATGTCTCACACTCATAAGTTGTTTTGTCGAGCAACGTACAGCTTTAAGCACTGTTTACCCGATTCGAAATCCGCTCGGTCGCCAGATCGACGAAGGCCTTGACCAGAGGCGAAAGGTGGCGGCTGCTGGGATAGAGGACATAGAGGCCGCCGGCCGGGGTGGTATGCTCCTTCAGCACCCGGCGCAACCGGCCCTCGCCGATCAGTGCTTCCGCTATTCCATAGGGCAGTTGGGCGATGCCATAGCCGGCGATCGCGGCGGCGACGACCGCCTGCATCTCGTTGGCGGCGAAGCGCCCGGAGACCGTGACCGTCTCCTGGCCCTGCGGTCCGTCCAGCACCCAGTGGGCGCCGGCCGCCGAGGGGCCCGCAATGACGCATTGATGGTGCGCCAA
Coding sequences:
- the betB gene encoding betaine-aldehyde dehydrogenase, with product MRAQPTASHYVNGRYIEDEGGAPLPVIYPATGETIATLHSATPNVLELAIEAARAAQPAWARLKPVERGRILRRAADILRTRTADLARIETLDTGKAIQETLVADAPSAADCLEYFGGAVAAFNGEAVDLGGPFAYTRREALGVCVGIGAWNYPIQIAGWKSAPALAMGNAMVFKPSENTPLSALALAEIYSEAGLPDGLFNVVQGYGDVGAGLVGHDVVAKVSVTGSVPTGRKVLSLAGSKMKHATMELGGKSPLIVFDDADLENAIGGAMLGNFYSTGQICSNGTRVFVQKGIHDRFVDRLVERTKKIRIGDPLDPETQMGPLVNKAQQEKVVSYIAAGRQEGAALACGGNVPSLQGFQGGYFVEPTVFTGVTDTMRIAREEIFGPVMSVLKFDGEDEVIERANDTEFGLAAGVFTRDLPRAHRVIAELQAGTCWINAYNLTPVEIPFGGVKQSGIGRENSLAALALYSQLKAVYVETGDVASPY
- a CDS encoding AGE family epimerase/isomerase, whose product is MSQRIVSFVMSGGVGSRLWPLSREDNPKQFHDFSGDGSMLAKTLRRLAARPTGETPIFLIASERHAERVHVDLAGLDLAGGGPLFEPAGRNTAAAVALATLRTLAEFGDSLMLVVPSDHQISTAKQFWRSVEAGAEAASAGRLVVFGIKPTQPETGYGYIEVAADTDGIFDVSRFVEKPDLATAQAYVEAGTFYWNTGIFLFRAGAMRDAFAAFQPGIWQATEAAYNAATSDLSGLYMPLDLYSAIPSTSIDYAIMERAKGIAMVPAGFRWNDLGSWQSLLDVGPSDKDGNVIVGDVVAIDCENSYIRGEGRLLSAIGMRDVAIVSTADATFVAPVSHSQHVKKIVEQLEKSGRLETRFTPAHDRVIESGAWRQRVHHWLFDETLPLWSTSGVDERHGGFHEALGFDGSPLMKPKRMRTQARQVYAFAVARERGWTGPADRLIAHGIDFMAGKGRTARGGWVRTLNIDGSVADPAEDAYDHSCVLLALAHAHISGHPDALRLGEETFAFLDAHLEDSRMTGFLETSDGAGERRTNPHMHLLEAFLAWHQATGERAYLRRAAQIIDLFRSHFFDSESWTLGEYFDDGWKPVAGEKGSWTEPGHHFEWASLLVDFAGRSGQTELTAFARKLYASAVANGLNRATGLSYGAVSRQGLPLDLVSRSWPQAEAVKAAIALDGTGGPDLKPEIEARVGRLFRWHIDPAPLGLWIDRIDERGRSLATDVPASIFYHLVCALTQYLDGTAGEGG